A stretch of the Chlorobiota bacterium genome encodes the following:
- a CDS encoding HAD-IA family hydrolase, with product MYLNTIDYFLFDLDGTLTDSKIGILNSYIYALKKMCIQDLDTETLESYIGHPLKNTFMERYNLSEYDANESVSFYREYFSEFGLFENKLYPGVFKTLNDLKNLNKKLFVVTSKPKFFADKIINHFNLVQFFKDIIGSNLDNSMTNKSDLIKFTTNIHKLEIQKCLMIGDRKHDIIGAKNVGVSSCAVTYGYGSLNELKDENPDFVVDNLSDILNFI from the coding sequence ATTTATTTGAACACTATTGACTACTTCCTCTTTGACTTAGATGGAACCTTAACTGACTCCAAAATTGGAATCCTGAATTCATATATTTATGCATTAAAAAAAATGTGTATTCAAGATTTAGATACTGAAACCTTAGAATCTTATATAGGTCATCCACTTAAAAATACTTTTATGGAAAGGTATAATCTTTCAGAGTATGATGCAAATGAATCTGTTTCTTTTTATAGAGAATATTTTTCAGAGTTTGGTTTGTTTGAGAACAAATTGTATCCTGGAGTATTTAAAACTCTAAATGATTTAAAAAACTTGAATAAGAAACTTTTTGTTGTTACTTCTAAACCAAAATTTTTTGCTGATAAAATTATTAACCATTTTAATTTAGTTCAATTCTTTAAAGATATTATTGGTAGTAATTTAGATAATTCAATGACCAATAAATCGGATTTGATTAAATTTACAACCAATATTCACAAATTAGAAATTCAGAAATGTTTAATGATCGGAGATAGAAAACATGATATTATTGGAGCTAAAAATGTTGGGGTTAGTTCATGTGCTGTAACTTATGGGTACGGATCATTAAATGAATTAAAAGATGAAAACCCAGATTTTGTTGTCGATAATTTATCTGATATTCTAAATTTTATATAA
- a CDS encoding ATP-dependent Clp protease adaptor ClpS — translation MIAELTEVGVPAKVIVYNDEIHTFDEVISQLLKAVSCNHNQAEKFALEIDTRGLACVFQGEVTECLRVTSILEEIALHTSIEL, via the coding sequence ATGATTGCAGAACTTACCGAGGTTGGTGTTCCAGCAAAGGTAATTGTATATAATGATGAAATCCATACTTTTGATGAAGTTATTTCACAGTTACTTAAAGCCGTTAGTTGTAATCATAATCAAGCTGAGAAATTCGCTCTAGAAATTGATACTAGGGGGTTGGCTTGCGTTTTTCAAGGTGAAGTTACTGAATGTTTAAGAGTAACTTCTATTTTAGAAGAAATTGCATTGCATACATCTATTGAATTATAG
- a CDS encoding PQQ-dependent sugar dehydrogenase codes for MNNKPLLSLQILLILMFFFYGCGAVHIYNGKTNQAIIRDTIQNGKVRTFVQNPEDSKNGKINIVPVEVSNLVTVNFPEIKGAKSPFSMNHTLQVPKGFTASIFARDLGRPQKMVIREDGTMFVSDLDGRILAIKSNGEVTPILTELVNPFGLELHKGSLYYTDETRFFRLDFDSPTSITGKSTILNKKIPEGQLHYIRPVKWMESDKMFYIAIGSTTNSDLENDNMHATLIRLSEQGGAYDVAVRGLRNTSALDVNPSTGQLWGIDQGAENISADLPTEELNVLTVGKHYGWPFLYSDNYRDPSYEKSILPKKTTAPLLQFQGLTFTTDLCFYKGNALGEEWKNSFLMTLHGSTNRTPLAGYSVVRVNCNPDGSNAKQTELVSGFVDSTGIVWGKPTGVTFSLKGDAFYVSDDYAGAIYKFFKQ; via the coding sequence ATGAATAACAAACCATTACTTTCTTTGCAAATTCTATTAATTCTTATGTTCTTTTTTTATGGATGCGGAGCAGTTCATATCTATAATGGTAAAACTAACCAAGCTATAATTCGAGATACAATTCAGAATGGTAAAGTTAGAACATTTGTTCAGAATCCAGAGGATTCAAAAAATGGTAAAATTAATATAGTACCTGTTGAAGTATCTAATCTAGTTACAGTCAACTTTCCAGAAATTAAAGGTGCTAAATCTCCATTTTCTATGAATCATACCTTGCAAGTACCAAAAGGTTTTACTGCATCTATATTTGCACGAGATTTAGGACGTCCTCAAAAAATGGTAATTAGAGAAGATGGAACTATGTTTGTTAGTGATTTAGATGGCAGAATCCTTGCAATAAAATCAAATGGTGAAGTCACTCCAATTTTAACAGAACTTGTAAATCCATTCGGATTGGAATTGCATAAGGGTTCACTTTATTATACAGATGAAACAAGATTTTTTAGATTGGATTTTGATTCACCAACTTCAATTACAGGAAAATCAACCATATTAAATAAAAAAATTCCTGAAGGTCAATTGCATTATATACGACCAGTAAAATGGATGGAATCTGATAAAATGTTTTATATAGCAATTGGATCTACCACTAATAGTGACTTGGAAAATGATAATATGCATGCTACTTTAATTCGACTAAGCGAACAAGGTGGTGCATATGATGTTGCAGTTAGAGGACTTAGAAATACTTCAGCACTTGATGTTAACCCAAGTACTGGGCAATTGTGGGGAATTGATCAAGGAGCTGAAAATATTTCTGCAGATTTGCCAACTGAAGAACTTAATGTGTTAACAGTTGGTAAACATTACGGGTGGCCATTTCTTTATTCTGATAATTACAGAGATCCAAGTTATGAAAAGTCTATTTTACCTAAGAAAACAACCGCTCCTTTATTACAATTTCAGGGTTTAACATTTACAACTGATTTATGTTTTTATAAAGGGAATGCTTTAGGTGAAGAATGGAAAAATAGTTTCTTAATGACACTTCATGGTTCAACTAACAGAACTCCATTAGCAGGATATTCTGTTGTTAGAGTTAATTGCAATCCTGATGGTAGTAATGCAAAACAAACTGAACTTGTAAGTGGCTTTGTTGATAGTACTGGTATTGTTTGGGGAAAACCGACTGGAGTTACTTTTTCGCTAAAAGGTGATGCATTTTATGTAAGCGATGACTACGCAGGTGCTATTTATAAATTCTTCAAACAATAG
- the tsaB gene encoding tRNA (adenosine(37)-N6)-threonylcarbamoyltransferase complex dimerization subunit type 1 TsaB, translating into MKFVAIETTGNDCSVALFSDSNLVEIFETSIPKQHDQLLAQMVSDLLKNNSLMPQEIDVCVVSKGPGSYTGIRIGLSFAIGFSLGANVAIVTIPTLDVIGFKGYTLKKNQPDINEIVAIIDAGKFGFYQASYSCKPYFKRITDYSILSNIDLLKLLNDKTKFPIATLDIPIFEIDNYESPFKLSLTAIELGKYYWLSKDTLPLTPIEEIEPLYIGSFGK; encoded by the coding sequence ATGAAATTTGTTGCTATTGAAACTACTGGAAATGATTGTTCTGTTGCTTTATTTTCAGATTCAAATTTGGTAGAAATTTTTGAAACTTCAATACCAAAACAACACGATCAATTATTAGCACAAATGGTTTCTGATCTTTTAAAAAATAATTCTTTAATGCCCCAAGAAATAGATGTTTGTGTAGTTTCAAAAGGACCTGGTTCTTATACAGGAATTAGAATAGGTTTAAGTTTTGCTATTGGGTTTTCGTTAGGTGCAAACGTAGCAATTGTTACTATTCCAACTCTAGATGTAATTGGCTTTAAAGGATATACTTTAAAAAAAAATCAACCAGATATAAATGAAATTGTTGCAATAATTGATGCTGGTAAATTTGGTTTTTATCAAGCATCTTATTCATGTAAGCCATATTTTAAGCGTATTACAGATTATTCAATATTAAGCAACATAGATTTATTGAAACTGTTAAATGACAAAACTAAATTTCCGATTGCAACTCTAGATATTCCTATTTTTGAAATCGATAATTATGAATCCCCGTTTAAATTATCTTTAACTGCAATAGAATTGGGAAAATATTATTGGTTATCAAAAGATACACTTCCATTAACTCCCATAGAAGAAATAGAGCCTTTATATATTGGTTCTTTTGGCAAATAA
- a CDS encoding BatA and WFA domain-containing protein: protein MTFLNPIVLFSLVGATIPLLLHFFNLRKLKVIDFSSLKFLQELKKTSIRKLKFKRLLLLLLRIGLIVFSVLAFARPALQTSFSFSFPGAHSKTSIVLLIDNSGSMIINDDFGERMNRAKTIALDIVNSIESQDEVSIIPMCDLNSDYISNFSTNSEILRNKINSISISYSKANFDNCLKVASSILLNSSNLNKEIYLISDLQKVNLSSQIDSLKLFNKNERLFVFPINSNNNLYIENIGIDSIKIITSIFEPNKPIDVKAWVHNYGANTIKDLPVSMNIFNDKVAKVKIDVNPYTTTNVTLSGVPKTKGFLNGSIEIGPDLFIPDNERFFTINVPDKINTAIIGSIEKLKFLKLVLNLDLNRITPVFFNENSLLSLDLKEFKCIVLADILLNSTDILRIKNFVESGGGVVIYGGENCEKTIQLLSTLGLQLKSQNASQVKIKFGYIQKTHPIFNGVFDEITSNNILKSPTFEKTLPSFSGDQIIKLISGGSFLSETYLGNGGKIIYVANPPDNAWSNFASNEIFVPIVIRSILYSASIKENCIMVNTNQSVTIPLPKKYSLYDKVKIVNPDSKEDILPISKYPSGSFVAFDETKEVGVYKVLLNDTIVSSFAVNPNNDESKFEKLTTDSLNFYLESKFVNKQNIKFLTDNSKNPVPEIKESRIGLELWRYMISLALICALAEMWIGRQN from the coding sequence ATGACTTTCTTGAATCCAATTGTACTTTTTTCATTAGTAGGTGCAACCATACCATTGCTACTACATTTCTTTAACCTTAGGAAACTTAAGGTTATTGATTTTTCTTCTCTGAAATTTCTACAAGAATTAAAAAAAACCAGCATTCGAAAACTAAAGTTTAAAAGATTACTTTTGCTTTTACTAAGAATTGGATTAATTGTATTTTCAGTTTTAGCTTTCGCCAGACCAGCCTTACAAACTTCATTTTCATTTTCATTTCCAGGAGCTCATTCCAAAACTAGTATTGTATTATTAATAGATAACTCTGGTTCGATGATTATTAATGATGATTTTGGTGAAAGAATGAATAGAGCAAAAACAATCGCTTTAGATATTGTTAACTCAATTGAAAGCCAAGATGAAGTTTCAATTATACCAATGTGTGATTTAAATTCTGATTACATTTCAAACTTTTCTACTAATAGTGAAATCTTAAGGAATAAAATAAATTCAATTAGCATTTCATACTCAAAAGCGAATTTTGATAATTGTTTAAAAGTTGCTAGCTCAATTTTACTAAACTCTTCAAATTTGAATAAGGAAATTTATTTGATTAGCGATTTACAAAAAGTTAATCTTTCCTCTCAAATTGATTCTTTAAAATTATTCAATAAAAATGAACGTCTTTTTGTTTTTCCCATAAACTCAAATAATAACTTATATATTGAAAATATAGGAATTGATTCTATAAAGATTATAACTTCAATTTTTGAACCAAACAAACCAATTGATGTTAAGGCATGGGTTCATAATTATGGTGCTAATACGATTAAAGATTTACCAGTTTCAATGAACATTTTTAATGACAAAGTAGCTAAAGTAAAAATTGATGTAAATCCTTATACTACAACAAATGTTACCTTATCTGGAGTACCTAAAACAAAAGGTTTTTTAAATGGATCCATTGAAATTGGACCAGATTTATTTATACCTGATAATGAAAGATTTTTTACAATCAATGTCCCTGACAAAATTAATACAGCTATAATTGGTTCAATTGAAAAATTGAAATTTTTGAAATTAGTTCTCAACTTAGATTTAAATAGAATAACCCCAGTTTTCTTTAATGAAAATTCTTTATTAAGTTTAGATTTGAAAGAGTTTAAATGTATTGTACTTGCAGACATACTTTTAAATTCAACAGATATTTTAAGGATTAAAAATTTCGTAGAATCTGGAGGGGGAGTTGTTATTTATGGAGGTGAAAATTGTGAAAAAACCATTCAATTATTATCCACTCTAGGATTACAACTTAAATCTCAAAATGCATCACAAGTTAAAATTAAATTTGGTTATATCCAAAAAACTCATCCAATATTTAATGGTGTATTTGATGAGATAACTTCTAACAATATATTAAAATCGCCAACATTTGAAAAGACACTTCCTTCTTTTTCTGGTGATCAAATTATTAAACTAATTAGTGGTGGGTCATTTTTAAGTGAAACCTACTTAGGGAATGGTGGAAAAATAATATATGTTGCAAACCCACCTGATAACGCTTGGAGCAATTTTGCTTCAAATGAGATATTTGTACCAATTGTGATTAGATCAATACTATACTCAGCATCTATTAAAGAAAACTGCATTATGGTTAACACAAATCAAAGTGTTACAATTCCATTACCTAAAAAATATTCTCTTTATGATAAAGTGAAAATTGTAAATCCAGATTCAAAAGAAGATATTTTACCTATTAGTAAGTACCCATCCGGAAGTTTTGTTGCATTTGATGAAACCAAAGAAGTAGGTGTTTATAAAGTATTATTAAACGATACTATTGTTTCATCTTTTGCTGTTAATCCAAACAATGATGAAAGTAAATTTGAAAAATTAACTACTGATTCTCTAAATTTTTACCTTGAATCTAAATTTGTAAATAAACAAAACATCAAATTTTTAACAGATAATTCCAAGAATCCAGTTCCAGAAATCAAAGAATCTAGAATAGGATTAGAACTTTGGAGATACATGATTTCATTAGCACTTATTTGTGCTTTAGCTGAAATGTGGATCGGTCGTCAAAATTAA
- the secF gene encoding protein translocase subunit SecF — protein sequence MQFFKKTNIDFIGKRKIFYAVSIIITVVGLIVAFARGVEYGIDFEGGAEIAYKFSAKTEAKQIRDAIDAGGFKGAEVKSFGENQYLIRVKGSEIKSGGEKPSLTLLTLLEKAMPGNKATLLKSDTIGPKIGGELRLEALKAVLVSILFIMLYIWFRFEFLFGVGAIVALAHDVLVAFAFAVICNGLFGLNLEMNQGMLAAFLTVVGFSVNDTVIIFDRIRETKDHHKGENLIQTMNRAINETLPRTINTSLTVALVLVILLFFSGEVLQGFAFTMLIGIITGTYSSVYIASALVITILIKQGKLNDPDAIIKGKSPSLVNVK from the coding sequence ATGCAATTTTTTAAGAAAACAAATATAGATTTTATTGGCAAAAGAAAAATATTCTATGCCGTTTCAATTATCATTACTGTGGTGGGTTTGATAGTAGCTTTTGCTAGAGGTGTCGAATACGGAATTGATTTTGAAGGTGGTGCTGAAATAGCTTACAAGTTTAGCGCTAAAACTGAAGCAAAGCAAATTCGTGATGCAATAGACGCTGGTGGATTTAAAGGAGCAGAAGTTAAATCATTTGGAGAAAACCAATATCTTATTAGAGTAAAGGGTTCCGAAATCAAATCAGGTGGTGAAAAACCTTCATTGACATTATTGACTTTGCTTGAAAAAGCAATGCCAGGTAATAAAGCAACATTATTAAAAAGTGATACGATTGGTCCTAAAATTGGAGGTGAACTTAGGCTTGAAGCACTAAAAGCAGTTCTTGTATCAATACTTTTTATCATGCTATACATTTGGTTCAGATTCGAATTTTTATTCGGAGTTGGGGCTATTGTTGCTTTAGCTCATGATGTGCTTGTTGCGTTTGCTTTTGCAGTAATTTGTAATGGTTTATTTGGTTTGAATTTGGAAATGAATCAAGGTATGTTAGCTGCTTTCCTAACTGTAGTTGGTTTTTCAGTAAATGATACTGTGATTATTTTTGATAGAATTCGAGAGACTAAAGATCATCACAAAGGTGAAAACCTAATCCAAACAATGAACAGAGCAATAAATGAAACCTTACCAAGAACAATTAATACATCTTTAACAGTTGCATTAGTACTTGTAATTCTACTTTTCTTTTCTGGAGAAGTGCTTCAAGGGTTTGCATTTACTATGCTTATTGGAATTATTACTGGTACATATTCATCAGTTTACATTGCCTCCGCTTTAGTTATTACAATATTAATCAAACAAGGAAAATTAAATGATCCTGATGCAATTATAAAAGGAAAATCACCATCATTAGTTAACGTTAAGTAA
- the secD gene encoding protein translocase subunit SecD, whose protein sequence is MGLVLLGSLYSLWPTYKYYQMEKERPIVKNSKDSVLRAKWDSLNGESFRNVQEKRIKLGLDLRGGMYITMEVDAVALLQESAMRDAIDATFEEVITKTREEAKNSDEPVIDIFKKHFNEIAKPKGKTLASYYDFGNLGSADNNDDGIYSKLTKNIEDAVDQALEVVRQRIDKYGVAEPTIQKQGTRRIILELPGVSDEKEIRSLISTTARLEFKLVKNDKETALAFKKIDDLLAGKNISTADTTLKDSNKLKVDTTKKDINKKDTLKKETIKKDSLKKDTNKIAKKDSTKKDSTKKDSTKKDTTKADTAYDPSNPYKNLPKDKQAAAYQKDHPFTTLFLSRVSTTEEGSPQDMSFIGNEFPKGEYFFSVPKSKIQTVKNILARNDVKGLIPEGIIFAFSDKAEYPDEKNPDGGLYGMYAINKDPELTGEVITDASPSFDQNGRPVVTMQMDADGAEQWGTITGKNIKKRIAVVLDSAVYSAPTVQNKITGGNSQISGSKDTKEAQLLSTVLKAGALKAPVSIIEERVVGASLGDDSISQGINSTLLAALLVIVFMLMYYVTGGVIADIGVILNLIITIAALASMGLTLSLPGIAGLVLTIGMAVDANILIYERIREELALAKPLKTAVNLGFDRAFTAIIDTHLTTIGTGVILYLFGSGPIKGFAVTLVIGLLATLLTAVFATRAIFSLLLERGTTDINLGQPKNS, encoded by the coding sequence GTGGGACTTGTATTGCTTGGGTCTTTATATTCTTTATGGCCCACATACAAATATTACCAAATGGAGAAAGAACGCCCAATTGTTAAAAATAGCAAGGACAGTGTTTTAAGAGCAAAATGGGATTCGCTTAATGGCGAAAGTTTCCGTAATGTACAAGAAAAAAGAATAAAGCTAGGACTTGATCTGAGAGGTGGTATGTATATCACAATGGAGGTTGATGCAGTGGCACTTCTTCAGGAAAGTGCAATGCGAGATGCAATTGATGCTACATTTGAAGAAGTAATAACAAAAACTCGCGAGGAAGCTAAGAATTCAGACGAGCCAGTTATAGATATATTCAAAAAGCATTTTAACGAAATTGCAAAGCCAAAAGGCAAAACATTAGCATCATACTATGACTTCGGTAACTTAGGTAGTGCGGATAATAATGATGACGGCATTTATAGTAAACTTACAAAAAATATTGAAGATGCTGTTGATCAAGCCTTAGAGGTTGTACGACAGAGAATTGATAAATATGGAGTAGCAGAACCTACAATTCAAAAGCAAGGAACAAGAAGAATAATTCTTGAACTTCCAGGAGTAAGTGATGAAAAAGAGATTCGTTCACTTATTTCAACAACAGCTAGATTAGAATTCAAACTAGTTAAAAATGACAAAGAAACTGCTTTAGCATTTAAGAAAATTGATGATTTATTAGCAGGAAAAAATATCTCAACAGCAGATACAACTTTAAAGGATTCTAACAAATTAAAAGTTGATACCACTAAAAAGGATATTAATAAAAAGGATACACTTAAGAAAGAAACAATTAAGAAGGACTCTTTGAAAAAAGATACTAATAAAATTGCAAAAAAAGATTCAACAAAAAAAGATTCAACAAAGAAAGATAGTACTAAAAAGGATACGACTAAAGCAGACACTGCTTATGATCCAAGTAATCCATATAAAAATCTTCCAAAAGATAAACAGGCTGCAGCTTATCAGAAAGATCATCCATTTACAACTTTATTTTTGAGTAGAGTCTCTACAACTGAAGAAGGTTCGCCTCAAGATATGTCTTTTATTGGCAATGAGTTCCCTAAGGGAGAATATTTCTTTAGTGTACCAAAATCTAAAATTCAAACAGTTAAGAATATTTTAGCACGTAATGATGTAAAAGGATTAATCCCAGAAGGTATAATTTTTGCATTTAGTGATAAAGCAGAATATCCTGATGAAAAAAATCCTGATGGAGGTTTGTATGGTATGTATGCAATTAATAAAGACCCTGAGTTAACAGGTGAAGTTATAACTGATGCTTCTCCTTCATTTGATCAGAATGGAAGACCAGTTGTAACAATGCAAATGGACGCTGATGGTGCTGAACAATGGGGTACAATCACAGGAAAGAATATTAAGAAAAGAATTGCAGTAGTATTGGATTCAGCAGTTTATTCTGCACCGACTGTACAAAATAAGATAACTGGTGGAAATTCTCAAATATCAGGTTCTAAAGATACAAAGGAAGCTCAATTACTTTCAACAGTTTTAAAAGCTGGAGCATTAAAAGCACCTGTTTCAATTATTGAAGAAAGAGTTGTTGGAGCATCTTTAGGAGATGATTCTATTAGCCAAGGTATAAATTCTACATTATTAGCAGCACTTTTAGTTATTGTATTTATGTTAATGTATTATGTTACTGGAGGTGTAATTGCTGATATTGGTGTTATATTGAACTTGATTATAACTATTGCTGCTTTAGCTTCAATGGGGCTTACTTTATCCCTTCCAGGTATTGCAGGGTTAGTGCTTACAATTGGAATGGCTGTAGATGCAAACATTCTGATATATGAGAGGATAAGAGAAGAATTGGCATTAGCTAAACCATTGAAAACTGCAGTTAATTTAGGATTTGATAGAGCTTTTACTGCAATTATTGATACTCATTTAACTACAATTGGTACTGGTGTAATTCTTTATCTATTTGGATCAGGACCAATAAAAGGTTTTGCAGTTACATTAGTAATAGGTTTGCTTGCAACTTTATTAACAGCTGTATTTGCAACTAGAGCTATATTTAGTTTATTGCTTGAAAGAGGTACAACTGATATTAATCTAGGTCAACCTAAAAACTCATAA
- a CDS encoding rhodanese-like domain-containing protein: MKKILISIIAVLGVTVFSTNSLSAQCDKMGNGKSCCAKTKACCDKDKECKDIKTLSKVELTKLIQSGKAIVFDARTNVQFKDGHINGALNYGVDKLPSNKNQTIIFYCGGPKCPLSTQVAKEVKEKGYKKVMVYKGGWSDWSKKV, from the coding sequence ATGAAAAAAATCTTAATTTCAATTATTGCAGTTTTAGGAGTAACCGTCTTTTCAACAAATTCTTTAAGTGCTCAATGCGATAAAATGGGTAATGGTAAGTCTTGTTGTGCAAAAACCAAGGCTTGTTGTGATAAAGACAAAGAATGTAAAGATATTAAAACATTATCCAAAGTTGAACTTACAAAATTAATTCAAAGTGGGAAAGCTATTGTTTTTGATGCTCGTACTAATGTACAATTTAAAGATGGACATATAAATGGAGCTTTAAATTATGGAGTTGATAAACTGCCTTCAAACAAAAACCAAACAATAATTTTTTATTGTGGAGGACCTAAATGTCCACTTTCAACACAAGTTGCAAAAGAAGTTAAAGAAAAAGGATACAAAAAAGTTATGGTTTATAAAGGTGGATGGTCTGACTGGAGTAAAAAAGTTTAA
- a CDS encoding DUF1801 domain-containing protein, translated as MAELKTKVTNVKVDDFIDSIDNLTLRMDCKLLLKMMKNVTKSEPKMWGESIIGFGDYQYEYSTGRKGDWFLMGFSPRKTNISIYIMGRGKIPDEQFHNLGKIKMGKGCLYIKKMEDINQKLLNDILVLSQIEMKQLINNK; from the coding sequence ATGGCAGAATTAAAAACAAAGGTAACAAATGTAAAGGTAGATGATTTCATAGATTCAATTGACAATTTAACATTGAGAATGGATTGCAAATTATTATTGAAAATGATGAAAAATGTTACTAAATCTGAACCTAAAATGTGGGGTGAAAGCATAATAGGATTTGGTGATTATCAATATGAATACTCAACTGGAAGAAAGGGTGATTGGTTCTTGATGGGATTTTCTCCAAGAAAAACAAATATATCTATTTACATTATGGGTAGAGGCAAAATTCCTGATGAACAATTCCATAATTTAGGAAAAATTAAAATGGGCAAAGGTTGTTTGTATATAAAAAAAATGGAAGATATTAACCAAAAACTTTTAAATGATATTTTAGTTTTGTCTCAAATAGAAATGAAACAATTAATTAATAATAAATGA
- a CDS encoding OmpA family protein has protein sequence MVVATCNSNAQSKVENNDSVNDTIIKQSNQKIKKEKKKDPTQFTSVSTLDTTLHIIVRNIDISRYPKISVVFDVLDMRNNFVSNVTINDVKVNENGNPQIPIEFSLLTNSNRVPVDFIFAIDRTGSMGDKIKAVKVNIDRFVRELRLKGIDYRLGLVIFDDNVTGVREFTDNTELFKSWVDSIEASGGGDEEENALEALRTTTKMNTRQSANKCAVLITDAPYHSYETEKGAFRTQYTANSIASLLDKNDIRVFAIVSPFVYGYTTIAEMTGGKTYDINRPFADILEQFANTLTSLYTITYKTNSEIIPDSMQVQIKVGKRGKPVIKKFALLEVGRKLVIDIHFPSGANKIQQSSNNDIENLAKMLKLKPTIKLKIEGHTDNTGDPGSNILLSIARAESVRSSLIKKGIEADRLTTIGYGSNRPTATNDTEDGKQLNRRTEFVIMQK, from the coding sequence TTGGTGGTTGCAACTTGTAACTCAAATGCTCAATCCAAAGTTGAAAATAATGATAGTGTTAATGATACTATTATAAAACAATCTAACCAAAAGATTAAAAAGGAAAAAAAGAAAGACCCAACACAGTTCACTTCAGTTTCAACTCTTGATACGACACTCCATATTATTGTTAGAAATATCGATATTTCAAGATACCCAAAAATTAGCGTGGTTTTTGATGTTCTTGATATGAGAAATAATTTTGTTAGCAATGTTACTATTAATGATGTAAAAGTAAATGAGAATGGAAATCCACAAATTCCAATTGAATTTTCTTTACTCACAAACAGCAATAGGGTACCTGTTGATTTTATTTTTGCTATTGACAGAACAGGAAGTATGGGAGATAAAATAAAAGCTGTCAAAGTAAATATTGATAGATTTGTTCGTGAGCTAAGACTTAAAGGTATTGATTACAGATTAGGTTTAGTTATTTTTGATGATAATGTAACTGGCGTTAGAGAGTTTACTGATAATACAGAATTGTTTAAATCTTGGGTAGATTCAATTGAGGCTAGTGGTGGAGGTGATGAAGAAGAGAATGCATTAGAAGCTTTAAGAACTACTACAAAAATGAATACAAGGCAAAGTGCAAACAAATGTGCTGTGCTTATTACAGATGCTCCATATCATTCTTATGAAACCGAAAAAGGAGCTTTTAGAACTCAATATACTGCTAATTCAATTGCTTCATTATTAGATAAAAATGATATTAGGGTTTTTGCAATTGTATCTCCTTTTGTTTATGGTTATACTACAATTGCCGAAATGACTGGAGGAAAAACCTATGACATTAACCGACCCTTTGCAGACATTCTTGAGCAATTTGCTAATACTCTAACTTCATTATATACTATTACATACAAAACAAATTCTGAAATTATTCCAGACTCAATGCAAGTACAGATTAAAGTTGGTAAAAGAGGAAAACCTGTTATAAAAAAGTTTGCTTTGTTGGAAGTTGGAAGAAAACTTGTTATTGATATTCATTTCCCCTCTGGTGCAAATAAAATTCAACAATCATCTAATAATGATATAGAAAATTTAGCTAAAATGCTCAAACTCAAACCTACAATTAAACTTAAAATTGAAGGACATACTGATAATACTGGTGATCCTGGCTCTAACATTTTATTATCAATTGCTCGTGCTGAATCTGTTAGATCCTCTTTGATTAAAAAAGGCATTGAAGCTGATAGGTTGACAACTATTGGATATGGTTCGAATAGGCCAACAGCAACTAATGATACTGAAGATGGGAAACAATTAAATAGACGAACAGAATTTGTAATAATGCAAAAATAA